Within the Anaerotignum faecicola genome, the region ATCTGTGACGAGGGGGGTATAATAGCGGCTTTTGCCCTGCTTCTCCGTCTGCAAAAAGCCACGGCGCACCAGTCTGCCCAGAAGGGTCTGCAAAGCGGATAAATTCCAAGGGCGTTCCTTTTGCAGCTCCTCGCGGACGGCAGAGGTGCTGGCAGGGGATTCGATATGCCAGATTGCCTGCATGACCTTGAGCTCTGTATCGGGTAATTTCTGTTTTTCCATGGGGTTCACCTCTTTTACCTACAAGTGTATGTTTATTTATAACATACAGCTGTATGTCCATTCTGTCAAGCGAAATTTTATAAATTTTCCGTAAAAGAAAAAAAGCCGCCGTTCGTAAAGCGAAAAGCGACTTTTTGTATTTTATTCTTTTCTCTCGGAAACGCCGCGGACTGCGCCCGTATGGGGGTCCATGATGAAGCCGAGCACCTCCAGATCCTTAGGCAGCAGCGGATGCTCCCTAATGGCATCGACGGTGCTTTGCACAGAATGATTGATATCCCCGAAGCCGGTCAGCCATTGCTCCACGTTTTTATGGTTTTCATCCACATGGTCAATCGCTTCCTGTGAAATGCCGCGTTCCTTCATCTTGGCAATCATTTCCTTCGGGTCAAGCAGGCGACCGCCGCAATCATCATGCCCGATGACAACGACCGTATCCACGCCCAGCTCATAGACTGCAACCAGAAGGCTGAAAATGACACTGCCATAGGGGTGCATCACGCGACCGCCTGCGTTTTTAATCAGCTTGACATCGCCGTTTTTCAAGCCGAGGGCGGCAGGCAGAAGCTCCGTCATGCGGGTATCCATGCAGGCAAGAATGGCGATTTTACGGTCCGGATACTTGGTTGTGGTATACTTTTCATAGAGACCATGCTCCACGAAGGCACGGTTATAATCCAACATTTTCTTTACGAAATCATTCATAAAAGGGCTCACCTCGTTCATTGTTTTTTCATATTATACTCTTTTTTAAGGATTTTGTCTCTTTTTGTATGGCAAAATATTACAAAAAAATAAAAAGGCACTTGTCTTTTTATGTGAATATGCTATTCTATTCTTATACAACACTAATGTAACTATTTTTATTTCTGTGCGGACGCAGGAACGGGCGTATGTACAGAAAAAGGCACAATCGGTGAAAGCCGATGTCGCAAAGCCAAGGGTCTAAACGGCGAGGGGATTTGCCGCAGGACAGCCGGCTACCGAAATACATATTGTTTCCCTGTTCCGAAACCCGCAAACAGGAAAAGGGGGGTTTTTATGACAGAGAAAAACAAAGGCAAGAAGCTTCTCACTTGGACATTGGCACTTTCTATGACGCTTGCCCTGCCGCCAGTTGGGGTATTCGCAGAGGATGGTGCCGGGGGCGAAGGCTCTCAGCAGACGAATAGCGCGCCTGCTGCAGAACAGTCTGACGGCTCGTCCAATGGAAGCGGAACAAGCAACAGCGAAACAACAGAACCAACAAGCACACCTGAGAACGGCGGACAGAAGACCGAAACTGCCCCCCCCTCAGGGACAACCGGTACTTCTACTTCTTCCGGTGAGGGGCAGAACGGTAAAGATGAAACCTTAAAGCCTTTACTGGCACCTGTAAGCGGTGGAGAAGCAACGAAAGACGAGGGCGAAAGCAACCCTGCTCCTATCAAGGGTGAAGATGAAAACAAAGACGAAACAACTGGCGAAGTAAAGCATGAGGCAACCATCGATGGAACACAATACGATACGTTGAAAGAAGCAATCAGAGCTGCTCAAGACGGCGATACCGTTGTACTGGCGAAGGATGTAACCGCAAACATCAGTATCAACAAATCTATTACACTGAATTTGAATGGGAAAACCTTAACTGCCGACGAAGGAGAACGTGCGATTGAAATTACTCCTACGGTTGATTTTCCAGATGAGCTTAAAACGATACTCCGACAAAGCCATAGCATTGAAAATCCATATTTCCCCAATATCGATTTCAAAAGCTCCCCCTTCCTCTCTGAATATGAGGAGACCTATCCGGATACGTTTAATCTTCCGGTAATCAATGTTAAAATCAAAAATGGTACTATTACAGGTGGGGATCTTTCAAGCAAACAGGACGGTGAAAATAACCAAGCTTTCATCCGCTGTGGTGGCGGCATCCGTATCAGTTCCTGCACTGTTGAATTAACGGACTGTAATATTGAAGGCAATAAAGCAAGGTATGGTGGCGGTATCTTCTGTTCAAACAGTACCGTTACAATCAAGGGTGGTACTATTTCCGGAAATACAGCGGTAGACGGTCATGGTAACTTATACGCAGCCGGCGGTGGTATTTCTTCCTTCAGAAGCGACTTAATCATAAACGATGTTCGGATTACAGACAATACTGCTAACAAAGGCAACACTAGCTATGGCGGCGGTCTTGGTGTAAGAGGTGGTTCTCTTATCATGACTGACACTACAATTAGCAAGAATAAAGCGATCCAGAGTGGCGGCGGTATCTGCATCGGTCCTGTAAATAGCAGTAGTAAATCTATATTTCCTGTTGAATTTACAATTACAGGCGGCTCTATTTCAGAAAATGAATGTACTTATAATGGTGGGGGCATTTACTATGATTCTGTGCAGACTGCAGAACAAAGCCTCCCATGCTCTATTAGCGGAACTGAAATCACCAAAAACAAATCTACCCACAGCGGCGGCGGTATCTATTTAGGTAACAATACTATGTTAACAGTCGGAGATTCAACCCGCATTTGTGGCAATAGTGCTACAAATGAAGGTGGCGGCATTAGTGCCCTTAATGTCACCTCTCTGAATTTAGGCAAGGTTGATATTAAAAATAATCAAGCCTCTGTTCGCGGTGGCGGTATCTACGCACAGACTGTCGGAGCCTTTCAGCCGATCATCACATGCTCCGAAGGTGCTTGTATTGAGGAAAACAATGCCGCTACCGGCGGTGGTATTGCCACCTATGCATATCCAAACACAGAAGCACCTATGACTATAAACATTGAAGCAGGTGCTTCTGTAAAAAATAATACCGCTACAGCTGGTGGCGGTGTTTACACCTATGATCACACAAATCTGACTGTTGAGGAAGGTGTAGCTCTGTATAACAACACGGCAACCGATATGGCTGATGATTTATTCCTGTATAATTCTACTTCTACGCTTCCAAAAGCTACCGATATGTCCGGTGACAAAATTCTTGCTGATGGCAAAGAAATCACCGGTTGGTTCTATGACGGTTGGTATAAATGGAATACCGAAAAAAATGACTGGGATGCTATCTCGCGTTGGGGAAAAGAAGTAGACGGTTCTAAATATTATGATGAATACACTCCCATCGCAGGAGAAACGACCTCGATGGCATTGAAAGCGGCATACAAACCCGCACCTCCCAGCGGTGGTGGCGGCGGTGGCGGCGGACATCGTCCCAAGCCCAAGCCGACAGTAGAAATTCCTGATGATGACGCACTGGGTCTGAACAACACTGACCACTTTGCTTACATTGTTGGTTACGGGAATGGCGAAGTACAGCCGCAGAATTCCATCACCCGTGCAGAGGTAGCGGCAATCTTCTTCCGTCTGCTTGAGGATGGTATCCGCAGTGAAAACTTCACACATCAGAATGATTTCTCCGATGTGGCGGCAGATGCATGGTATTGCAGCTCCGTTTCCACGCTGAGCAGGATGGGCATTATCGCAGGGTATCCCGATGGGACATTCCGCCCGAACGCACCCATCACGCGTGCGGAATTTGCGGCAATCGCAACACGCTTTGACAACAACGGCGACAAAACGCCCGTAAGCTTCACCGATATCATCGGGCATTGGGCAGAAGGCGAGATTACGGTTGCGGCGAACCATGGCTGGGTAAGCGGCTACGGCGACGATACATTCCGTCCCCAGAATCAGATTACCCGTGCAGAAACCATGTCTCTGGTAAACCGTGTGCTGAAGCGTCTCCCTGAGACTCCGGCGGATTTACTTCCCGACATGATTACATGGACGGATAACGCTGATACAAGCAGCTGGTATTACCTGCCCGTGCAGGAGGCAACCAACAGCCATTACTACGAATTCAAAGAGAATTCCAAGCATGAAAAATGGACAGAGCTGCGCGAAACACGCGATTGGTCTAAATTAGGATAAAAAAGGCAATAAAAAAGGAAGGGTTAACATCCCTTCCTTTTTTATTGCCTTAAAACCATCAGCTTTCAGACAAAGCAAGCTTTATGGTTGTATCCGCATAAGGTACTTTTACCTCCGGCGAGCCTGCCGCGTAAGGCAGGATATCATAAGGATTATAATACAGAACCAGTGCATCCTCGGTCAGGCAGAAATTGACTGCGGAGAGTGCTTTCTCGCTGTTCTGCTGATAATACTCAAGCAATTCGCCTACGGTTTCTTTGACATACGCGTCAAATTTTTCCTTCACATAGCTATCCGTATCGGCGGCATTCTTCCCCAGAACCTCGCTCAGCGTAAGCGCTTTATTTTCCGCCAGATTGAAGGTCTTTGAGCTTTTCAGCGTATTGGGATGTGCGCCGTAGGTATTCGCATAATCCAGCTGTGTGATAGAAAGCAGGTTATCCTGATTCAGACTAACCTCAAAGGAGCGTGTGAAAACCATTGGATGGTAATTCTTGCCCTCGGAAGCAAGGACTGCCGCGGCAGAATCCTTAAATTCCGCTTCCGCTTCGGAAATAGCAGCTTCGGCATCCTTTTTATACTGTTCATTTACCGCTGTGATAAAGGCGTTATTGTCCTTATTTTCAATGACGGGGTATTCAAACGCTACCGTAATCAGGATATTTCCCTTATCATCTGTTATATTCTTGGAAATATGTGCGGATGTAACGGCATACTGCCCCTGTTTTTTCTGAATATCCACGGTTTTGGTATCGGCAGACCAATCAACCGTGCAGTCCAGACCTTCGGAAATGGCTCTCAGCGGCACAAGGGTTCTGCCGTTTACGATTTTCGGCGCAACATCCAGCTTCTTTGTTTCGCCATCAACGGTGATTTCGTTTTTGCCGATTTCCAGAGTGATCCATTGATTGCCTCTGTTTGCCGTAACCACCTGCGCGCCATTCTCCTTCGTATAGGAAACGGCACAATCCAGTGCTTCAAAAATCTTTCTGAACGGCACAAGGGTTCTGCTGTTTTCAATCACGGGATTTACATCAAACTCCATCTGACTGCCGTTCAGCTTTACCGTAACAGCATCCGCCGCATAGGCAGGAACTGCACCGAAAACCAGCACCGCACCTAAGGCAAGGCTTACGTTTCTTTTTACCGTATTTCTTTTCATCCTAAATCCACTCCTTTTTTATTCCGCTTCAATGGCATCCAGAAAAGCATAGAAATTTTTGAGCCTGCTCCATCCCTCTGCGAGGAACTGTGGTAATTCAGGGGAAAAGAGGATATCCTCCATACCGCCGTGTGCCACAAGCAGGACATCCTTTTTGGGATACCACGCCTGCAAAAGCGGGGAAAGCGTTTCATTTTTGAATTTTTTATATGCTCTCCCTTCCAGACGGAAAAGAGGGTCTTTCTCAAATTTTTTCGCCATACGTTCAAACGCCGCAGGATTGCTTTCGATTTTTCTGCGGTATGCCGCAAGGAAGGCAGACGGACTGCACCACATGCCAAGGCCATGCTCATAGCCTTCGGGGTTCAGCTCGAAATAGAAGGAAGGGCGTTCCTTCCATGCCGTTCCCTGCAATGCCGCATCATACAGCACAACCCAACGGCTTGCGCGGTAAGGGCTTTTATCCTTGGAAAAGCGGATATCGCGATTGATACGGGAAACGGAGCATTTCATTTCCCTGCCGCCGAAGGCTATGCTTTCCGCCACAAGCGCCGCCGCAAGGCTATCAAAGGGCTCCTTCAGCACGCGCTTATAGCGGTCGCGGTTCTCCTCCATCCATTCGCGGCTGTTATTCATCCGCAGCTCCCAGAGGAAATCTATTGTTTCCGCGGTAAAGCCTTCAAATGGTTTCATGGCTTAAAACTCCATTTTTTCCTTCAGATAAGGAACCAACTCTGCGATAGGCATTCTTACCTGTTCCATGGTATCTCTGTCACGCACGGTTACGCAGTGATCCTCAACGGAATCGAAATCGTAGGTGATGCAGAAGGGTGTGCCGACCTCATCCTGTCTTCTGTAGCGCTTACCGATAGAGCCTGCGTCATCATAATCGCAGTTAAATTCCTTCGCCAGTGCTGCATAAACCTCTGCCGCCTGTTCGTTCAGCTTTTTGCTCAGAGGCAGAACAGCCGCCTTGATGGGAGCCAGTGCGGGATGGAATTTCAGAACGGTTCTGACATCACCTTCGCCGACCTCCTCTTCGTTATAAGCATCGCACAGGAATGCCAGCGTTACACGGTCCGCACCAACAGAAGGCTCGATGCAGTAAGGCACATATTTTTCATTCTTTGCCTGATCATAATATGTCATATCCTCGCCGCTTGTGTTCTGGTGGCAGGTCAGGTCATAATCGGTTCTGTCCGCAATGCCCCACAGCTCGCCCCAGCCGAACGGGAATTTATATTCGATATCTGTTGTACCCTTGCTGTAGTGAGACAGTTCTTCGGGAGAGTGATCTCTCAGACGGATTGCATCCTCTGTCATATTCAGGCTCAGCAGGAAGTTTTTGCAGTATTTTCTCCAGTAATCCAGCCATTCCAAATCTGTACCGGGTTCGCAGAAGAATTCCAGCTCCATCTGTTCAAATTCTCTGGTACGGAAGGTAAAGTTACCGGGTGTGATTTCGTTACGGAAGGATTTACCAATCTGACCGATACCGAAGGGTAGTTTTTTTCTTGTGGTTCTCTGCACATTTTTGAAGTTTACGAAGATACCCTGTGCGGTTTCGGGACGCAGATAAACCACGTTTTTCGCATCCTCTGTTACGCCCTGGAAGGTCTTGAACATCAGGTTAAACTGACGGATATCTGTGAAGTTATGTGCGCCGCAGGAAGGGCAGACAACCTGATTATCATCTACAAATTTCTTCATTTCTTCATTTGTCCAACCGTCTACAACTACTTCGGGCATATCATGGGATGCCATGTGGTCTTCAATCAGCTTATCGGCGCGGAAACGCTCCTTACATTCCTTACAGTCCATCAGAGGATCGGAGAAGCCGCCAACGTGACCGGATGCCACCCATGTCTGGGGGTTCATCAGGATTGCACAGTCAACGCCGACATTCTTGGGGTTTTCCTGAATAAATTTCTTCCACCATGCTTTTTTCATGTTGTTTTTCAGCTCTACACCCAGAGGGCCATAATCCCATGTGTTTGCCAGACCGCCGTAAATTTCGGAACCGGGGTAAACAAAGCCTCTGTTTTTTGCCAATGCTACGATTTTTTCCATAGATTCTACTGCCATTTGAATTCCTCCTTATTTCTGTGGGACTCACCAATGTATCTTGCAAGGGACGAATAGAAACTAGAAAAGCTCCCGTCTCCTCGCTGTTCAGCAAGGGACGAAAGCTCTTAAAATCTTCCGCGGTTCCACCCTCGTTGATTGATGCCGACGCATCAACCCTCTCTTGTGACACTGCTCCAAAGTGCCCTTCTCTGTTTCGCACCGCTGCCTCACACCAACCGACAGCTCTCTGCAAATGCTCCGCAGATACTCCTCTTCTTCATCGCAGTAATGATTAACTTGTGGTTTATGATAACGCTTTTCTCTTTTTCTGTCAAGGCAAAAAATTGCACTTAAATCCATGTATTTTTCCGTCTTTCTGCAAAGGAATAGACAAAAAATGTACGATACTTTATTCACTGTTCAAAAAAATCGCGTGTTTTCAGCCTTATGCCCATGTGAACCTCCATATATTTCCGTAGGATAAAGGTCAGCTGTTCGAGTGCTTCGGCGGAAAGCTGAAAGCCAAACGCCGCGCGGCTCTCTCTTTCCAGCACAAACCGAACCGCCCTTCGGACGGCATCCAGAACAAAAATGCTATCCTCTGTGCGGTGCTTTTCACAGTAAAACGCACCCATCCTGCCATCAAAATAGAGTGTCCCCTCGCCTTCGCCGCAGATATGACATACATCTGACGCAAAGAGCCCATTCAGCTGCAAAAGCTTTAATTCAAAGATACGGGAAATCAGCTTCGGCGGCAGAATCCCCCTATCCATCACAAGAAAGGCATAATACAAAAGCTCCAACACAGCATCCTGCTCCATACCGGCAGGGCAGCTGCGCTCCGTCAGCTCCGCCAGATACATGCCCTCAGAGAACTTATCCATATCCAGCCGCAGACCATAAAAGCTGTTTTTCAGCTCCGCCTGCGTGACGGAATAAAAGCCCTTACCCTCATAGACCACAAAATCGGCATAGCAGAACAGCTGCGTTGCCGCCAGAAGCTTACTTTTCGCTCTTCTGGCACCGCGGGCAGAAAGCAGCACACGACCCACGCCCTGCGCCAGAAGCACAATCTGCTTATTGCTCTCGCCCTTTGCCTGCTCACGCAGGACAATGCCGCGCAGCTTTTCCGTTCCCATAGCCGACCTCGTTTCCTTCCTAAAGCACTGAAAAAATGCTTAATAAAAATGCTTATACCTTGATGCTTCCTCTATACGGCGGCGCGGATTTTGCGATTCCTTTTCCGCCTGTCTGCGGTAGCGCAGATAATCCGCTACCTGTCCTGTCTGCAAAAATCTCTGCCAGTGTTCTCTTTCGTTCATACAGCACATCCCCTTTCGGGAATAGGATATGGAGAAAGAAAACCGCCCATACTATAAAAAACTTGCCATTCAAAAACCTTAAAACCTTTTTCACGGGACTCTGTCCCGTACCCTGACAGGGGAATGTGGTCAAAGTATCTTCCCTTCGGGAAGACGGCTACGCCGCCGCCTTATCTTGGCGGTACTCATACCCCTGTACCCCCATTTGCAGAAACATAAAATGTTTCTGCGGTATCGGATTCCAAGGGAGTGACTCCCTTGGCGGAGTTTGAGATACGCACCGCCGAACAGATGCGGCGGTTGCCCGAAGGGCAAGGGTTGAAAACCCTGCTTGAACAGAGCCTCAAAAAAATTAAATATTCTTCTTGTCGTAGCCGAAGTTTTTCAGCAGGAAATCACTGTCGCGCCAGTCCTTCTTCACCTTCACCCAAAGCTGTAAATAAATAGGCGAGCCAAGCAGTCTCTGCATATCATAGCGTGCGGTGGAGCCAATGCGCTTGAGCATCGCCCCCTGCTTGCCGATGATAATGCCCTTATGTGAATCCCTCTCGCAATAAATGGTTGCCTGCACATCCACAATATCCTTATCGGGACGCTTCTTCATGGACATAATCTCCACCGCAATCCCATGCGGCACCTCATCCTGCAACAAATACAACGCCTTTTCGCGGATAATCTCCGACGCAATCTGGCGTTCGGGCTGATCCGTCACCATATCCGCAGGGAAATACTGCGGCCCTTCCGGCAGATATTTCCGAATTACCTCCAGCAGCTCGCCTGTATTTCTGTCCTTCATGGCAGAAATCGGCACCACCTCCGCAAAGGGATATGCCTTGCTGTAAACAGAAATCACCTCTAACAGTGCTTCCCGTTCTACGGTGTCGATTTTATTGATAACCAGTACAACGGGTGTTTTTACGTTTTTGATGCGTTCCAGAACGTATTCATCCATTGTCTGCACCTCTGTGGTGGGTTCAATGAGCATCAGCACCAGATCCACCTCGTTAAAGGTGGTTTCCGCAGAACGCATCATATATTCGCCCAGCTTGGATTTCGGCTTATGAATACCGGGGGTATCCAGAAAAACACACTGAAAATCATCCTTCGTCAGAATGGAGGTAATTTTATTTCTTGTGGTCTGCGGCTTATGCGAGGTAATGGCAATCTTCTCCCCGATCAGGCAGTTCATCAGCGTGGATTTGCCGACATTCGGTCTGCCGATCAATGCAACAAAGCCGGAGTGAAATTTTTTCATTCTGTTTCTACCCCTCTTTCCTTCAGCATTTCCTTCTGCTCTGCCAGGAAGATTTCATCCTTTTTCTCCCAATCCTTCGCCATATCCAAAAGAAGCACATATTGCAGCCATCTTTCGTTTTTGGTATCAATATCCTCCTGCGACAGCCCCTTAATCAGACACAGTGCCTGATAATATTTCATGCCGTTTTCTGCTGTCATATATTCGGAATTCATCCCCAGAACAACGTGGATTTTGTTGGTATTGGGCAGACGGTATCTTCTGATATCATCCTGAAAATCGGTTACA harbors:
- a CDS encoding stalk domain-containing protein, with the protein product MKRNTVKRNVSLALGAVLVFGAVPAYAADAVTVKLNGSQMEFDVNPVIENSRTLVPFRKIFEALDCAVSYTKENGAQVVTANRGNQWITLEIGKNEITVDGETKKLDVAPKIVNGRTLVPLRAISEGLDCTVDWSADTKTVDIQKKQGQYAVTSAHISKNITDDKGNILITVAFEYPVIENKDNNAFITAVNEQYKKDAEAAISEAEAEFKDSAAAVLASEGKNYHPMVFTRSFEVSLNQDNLLSITQLDYANTYGAHPNTLKSSKTFNLAENKALTLSEVLGKNAADTDSYVKEKFDAYVKETVGELLEYYQQNSEKALSAVNFCLTEDALVLYYNPYDILPYAAGSPEVKVPYADTTIKLALSES
- a CDS encoding S-layer homology domain-containing protein, translating into MTEKNKGKKLLTWTLALSMTLALPPVGVFAEDGAGGEGSQQTNSAPAAEQSDGSSNGSGTSNSETTEPTSTPENGGQKTETAPPSGTTGTSTSSGEGQNGKDETLKPLLAPVSGGEATKDEGESNPAPIKGEDENKDETTGEVKHEATIDGTQYDTLKEAIRAAQDGDTVVLAKDVTANISINKSITLNLNGKTLTADEGERAIEITPTVDFPDELKTILRQSHSIENPYFPNIDFKSSPFLSEYEETYPDTFNLPVINVKIKNGTITGGDLSSKQDGENNQAFIRCGGGIRISSCTVELTDCNIEGNKARYGGGIFCSNSTVTIKGGTISGNTAVDGHGNLYAAGGGISSFRSDLIINDVRITDNTANKGNTSYGGGLGVRGGSLIMTDTTISKNKAIQSGGGICIGPVNSSSKSIFPVEFTITGGSISENECTYNGGGIYYDSVQTAEQSLPCSISGTEITKNKSTHSGGGIYLGNNTMLTVGDSTRICGNSATNEGGGISALNVTSLNLGKVDIKNNQASVRGGGIYAQTVGAFQPIITCSEGACIEENNAATGGGIATYAYPNTEAPMTINIEAGASVKNNTATAGGGVYTYDHTNLTVEEGVALYNNTATDMADDLFLYNSTSTLPKATDMSGDKILADGKEITGWFYDGWYKWNTEKNDWDAISRWGKEVDGSKYYDEYTPIAGETTSMALKAAYKPAPPSGGGGGGGGHRPKPKPTVEIPDDDALGLNNTDHFAYIVGYGNGEVQPQNSITRAEVAAIFFRLLEDGIRSENFTHQNDFSDVAADAWYCSSVSTLSRMGIIAGYPDGTFRPNAPITRAEFAAIATRFDNNGDKTPVSFTDIIGHWAEGEITVAANHGWVSGYGDDTFRPQNQITRAETMSLVNRVLKRLPETPADLLPDMITWTDNADTSSWYYLPVQEATNSHYYEFKENSKHEKWTELRETRDWSKLG
- a CDS encoding DUF2461 domain-containing protein; amino-acid sequence: MKPFEGFTAETIDFLWELRMNNSREWMEENRDRYKRVLKEPFDSLAAALVAESIAFGGREMKCSVSRINRDIRFSKDKSPYRASRWVVLYDAALQGTAWKERPSFYFELNPEGYEHGLGMWCSPSAFLAAYRRKIESNPAAFERMAKKFEKDPLFRLEGRAYKKFKNETLSPLLQAWYPKKDVLLVAHGGMEDILFSPELPQFLAEGWSRLKNFYAFLDAIEAE
- a CDS encoding glycine--tRNA ligase; amino-acid sequence: MAVESMEKIVALAKNRGFVYPGSEIYGGLANTWDYGPLGVELKNNMKKAWWKKFIQENPKNVGVDCAILMNPQTWVASGHVGGFSDPLMDCKECKERFRADKLIEDHMASHDMPEVVVDGWTNEEMKKFVDDNQVVCPSCGAHNFTDIRQFNLMFKTFQGVTEDAKNVVYLRPETAQGIFVNFKNVQRTTRKKLPFGIGQIGKSFRNEITPGNFTFRTREFEQMELEFFCEPGTDLEWLDYWRKYCKNFLLSLNMTEDAIRLRDHSPEELSHYSKGTTDIEYKFPFGWGELWGIADRTDYDLTCHQNTSGEDMTYYDQAKNEKYVPYCIEPSVGADRVTLAFLCDAYNEEEVGEGDVRTVLKFHPALAPIKAAVLPLSKKLNEQAAEVYAALAKEFNCDYDDAGSIGKRYRRQDEVGTPFCITYDFDSVEDHCVTVRDRDTMEQVRMPIAELVPYLKEKMEF
- the era gene encoding GTPase Era, which encodes MKKFHSGFVALIGRPNVGKSTLMNCLIGEKIAITSHKPQTTRNKITSILTKDDFQCVFLDTPGIHKPKSKLGEYMMRSAETTFNEVDLVLMLIEPTTEVQTMDEYVLERIKNVKTPVVLVINKIDTVEREALLEVISVYSKAYPFAEVVPISAMKDRNTGELLEVIRKYLPEGPQYFPADMVTDQPERQIASEIIREKALYLLQDEVPHGIAVEIMSMKKRPDKDIVDVQATIYCERDSHKGIIIGKQGAMLKRIGSTARYDMQRLLGSPIYLQLWVKVKKDWRDSDFLLKNFGYDKKNI
- the recO gene encoding DNA repair protein RecO, translating into MGTEKLRGIVLREQAKGESNKQIVLLAQGVGRVLLSARGARRAKSKLLAATQLFCYADFVVYEGKGFYSVTQAELKNSFYGLRLDMDKFSEGMYLAELTERSCPAGMEQDAVLELLYYAFLVMDRGILPPKLISRIFELKLLQLNGLFASDVCHICGEGEGTLYFDGRMGAFYCEKHRTEDSIFVLDAVRRAVRFVLERESRAAFGFQLSAEALEQLTFILRKYMEVHMGIRLKTRDFFEQ
- a CDS encoding BlaI/MecI/CopY family transcriptional regulator, which codes for MEKQKLPDTELKVMQAIWHIESPASTSAVREELQKERPWNLSALQTLLGRLVRRGFLQTEKQGKSRYYTPLVTDEDYLAEDSRRYFQKWTGGSLRDLVACLYVNHSVTKEDLEELKAFIEDETEG
- a CDS encoding beta-class carbonic anhydrase produces the protein MNDFVKKMLDYNRAFVEHGLYEKYTTTKYPDRKIAILACMDTRMTELLPAALGLKNGDVKLIKNAGGRVMHPYGSVIFSLLVAVYELGVDTVVVIGHDDCGGRLLDPKEMIAKMKERGISQEAIDHVDENHKNVEQWLTGFGDINHSVQSTVDAIREHPLLPKDLEVLGFIMDPHTGAVRGVSERKE